Proteins encoded by one window of Luteimonas yindakuii:
- a CDS encoding winged helix-turn-helix domain-containing protein — MQGYRFDGFHIDPASRVLSAADGSEIALTGKAFDVLLALVEQAPRMVGKDQLLAAVWAGRVVDENNLTQAISAIRKALGTGAGDHHYILTEARRGYRFVAAVERDVAPPPAMGAASATPAATHPRRGALVGMVLATLLLALVIGWQVRDRSPPGAVVVELPMLAILPFRPLPGSPPDELLELGLADTLIARLSRVQSLRVSSLASSQRVSATAPDALAAGHRLQARYVLEGATQHADGRLRINARLLEVASGRAVWAGTFDATPGEVFTLQDRIAAEVTTALAAQGDVRPPGRRSPCDGSDPEAYRAYLTGRHLISRPDAVRLPKAIAAFQRAIALDPTCARAYAGLAFAYRARVISGDLDPREMMPLAQAATTQALRLDPDLAEAHATRGFLLFWYDWNWSGAEAAFKRAIALNPSLSDAHLGYAHLLANLGRFEQSLLHARHARELDPLSPLINTLEAGFMTAAGQDAAAQAGLERALELEPDFWIALLVRGGLALDRGDENAARADFTRAVEQSHGNSLAVALLGVAQASAGDRVDAEATLADLQARSRAGYLPSTSLAALYVALDQPGQALDALERAREQRDVRVTFLGIDAQWNPLRPTPRFRALARGLGLSAAHASGRF, encoded by the coding sequence ATGCAGGGTTACCGTTTCGATGGTTTCCATATCGACCCCGCGAGCCGCGTGCTGTCCGCGGCAGACGGCAGCGAGATCGCGCTCACCGGCAAGGCCTTCGACGTCCTGCTGGCGCTGGTCGAGCAGGCGCCGCGGATGGTGGGCAAGGACCAGTTGCTGGCGGCAGTGTGGGCGGGGCGGGTCGTCGACGAGAACAACCTCACCCAGGCAATCTCGGCCATCCGGAAGGCGCTGGGCACCGGAGCCGGCGACCATCACTACATCCTGACCGAAGCCCGGCGCGGTTACCGTTTCGTGGCCGCGGTCGAGCGCGACGTTGCGCCCCCGCCGGCCATGGGCGCCGCATCCGCAACGCCGGCCGCCACGCACCCACGACGCGGTGCGCTTGTGGGCATGGTGTTGGCAACCCTGCTACTCGCGCTGGTCATCGGATGGCAGGTTCGCGACCGGTCACCACCAGGCGCCGTTGTCGTGGAACTGCCGATGCTGGCGATCCTGCCGTTCCGTCCACTCCCGGGGTCACCGCCCGACGAGTTGCTGGAACTCGGCCTCGCCGACACGCTGATCGCGCGCCTGAGCCGCGTGCAATCGTTGCGCGTGAGCTCGCTGGCTTCGAGCCAGCGCGTGTCCGCGACGGCGCCCGATGCGCTTGCGGCCGGGCACCGACTGCAGGCGCGCTACGTGCTGGAAGGCGCGACCCAGCACGCGGACGGGCGGCTCCGGATCAATGCGCGCCTGCTCGAGGTCGCCAGCGGTCGGGCCGTGTGGGCCGGCACCTTCGATGCAACTCCGGGCGAAGTGTTCACCCTGCAGGATCGCATCGCGGCTGAAGTGACCACCGCACTGGCGGCGCAGGGCGACGTCCGTCCGCCGGGCAGGCGCAGTCCCTGCGATGGCAGCGATCCGGAAGCCTACCGCGCCTATCTCACCGGCCGTCATCTGATCAGTCGACCCGATGCCGTGCGCCTGCCCAAAGCCATTGCCGCGTTCCAGCGCGCCATCGCGCTGGACCCCACCTGTGCCCGCGCCTACGCCGGACTCGCGTTCGCCTACCGTGCCCGGGTGATCAGCGGCGATCTCGACCCGCGCGAAATGATGCCGCTTGCGCAGGCTGCGACCACGCAGGCACTCCGGCTCGATCCCGACCTGGCCGAGGCGCACGCGACCCGTGGCTTCCTGCTGTTCTGGTACGACTGGAACTGGAGCGGCGCCGAGGCGGCGTTCAAGCGCGCGATCGCGCTCAATCCCAGTCTGTCCGACGCGCATCTGGGCTACGCACATCTGCTGGCGAATCTGGGGCGGTTCGAGCAGAGCCTGTTGCATGCCCGCCATGCGCGCGAACTCGATCCGCTCTCGCCGCTGATCAACACGCTCGAAGCCGGGTTCATGACAGCGGCGGGACAGGACGCGGCGGCGCAGGCGGGACTGGAACGGGCGTTGGAACTTGAGCCGGATTTCTGGATTGCGCTGCTGGTGCGCGGCGGCCTGGCGCTGGACCGTGGCGACGAGAACGCTGCGCGTGCGGATTTCACTCGCGCCGTGGAACAGTCCCACGGCAACAGCCTGGCGGTCGCACTGCTCGGGGTGGCGCAGGCCTCCGCGGGCGACCGCGTCGACGCCGAGGCCACGCTGGCAGACCTGCAGGCGCGCAGTCGCGCCGGCTACCTGCCATCGACAAGCCTGGCGGCGCTGTACGTCGCGCTGGATCAACCCGGGCAGGCGTTGGATGCCCTGGAGCGGGCGCGCGAACAGCGCGACGTCCGCGTAACCTTTCTCGGGATCGACGCGCAATGGAACCCCTTGCGGCCCACGCCACGGTTCCGCGCGCTGGCACGTGGGCTCGGGCTGTCGGCGGCCCACGCCTCTGGCAGGTTCTGA